Genomic DNA from Luteolibacter arcticus:
AACGTGGTGAACAACGCGCCCTTCCCGAACCATTGGATCTCCTCGCAATTCCGCGCCGCCGTGAAGACCATCGCCATCCGCCAGCAGCTCAAGCTGATGCGCCAGACGATGTTCATCGACTTCGGCGGCTGGGACCATCATGCGGAGCTGTTGGAAAACCATGGCAACATGCTCGCGATCCTCGATGGCGCACTCTACGCCTTCCAGTTTTGCCTGGAGACCTTGGGCCTGGCCAACGACGTGATCACCTTCACCGCCTCCGACTTCGGTCGCACGCTGCGCTCGAACGGCCAAGGCACCGACCACGCATGGTCGAGCAATCAGATCGTGATGGGCGGACCGGTCGCGGGGGGACAGGTCCGCGGCACCTTCCCGTCGCTGGTCATCGAGGGCGCGGACGACGTCGGCCGCGGCGGACGCATCTTCCCGAAGCTCTCCGCCGACCAGTATTTCTGCGAGCTGCTGCGCTGGTTCGGCGTCACCCCCGGCGACATGGACATGGTGCTGCCGAACATCGGGAACTTCTACGATCCCTATAGTAGTTCGAACCCGGTCGGCTTCCTCGCGTGAAATCCGGTCGCCGGTTATCCGCCTGGGCATGGGTCGTCGCGCTCGCAGCCCTCGCCCCGCTCACGTGGATGTTCCTGAAAGCACCCCCGGAAGCACCGCGGACCGCTGAAGAATCCACGATTCCGGACCGCACGCACGCCCCCACGCCTCGCACTCCCACTGCCGCCGAGCGACTCCTTGAAGGCTACGCAGATCCTGCGACGCCTCCGATCGAAGACCTGCGGAAGATCCACCGCGTGGCCGCCGGCTACTTCTCCGTGGTGAAGGATGCCAGCCGCTTTCCCATCGGTGGCAACGCCGACCTTTCCGCGGCACTACGTGGCGAGAATTCCAACCGCGAGGTCCTCGTGCCGGAAGGACATCGGGCATTCTCAAAGGAGGGATGGCTCATCGACCGTTGGGGCACACCGTTGGTCGTACATCCGGAAGGATGGAAGCAGCTTGAACTCCGCTCGGCCGGCCCGGACAAGACCCCCTACACTCCGGATGACCTCGTCTTGAAGCCATCCGGTGCCGCTTCCAAATGAGCTTCGCAATCGCGCGCCAAGATTCCGCAAGCGGGCGTTAGCGCCTTCACCGCATGTTCTTCACGCTCTTCCGCGCATGAAGAAACGATTGATCGCCCCCTTGATGGCACTGGCCTTGTCCGGGATGACAGGCAGTGCCGTCGCCTCCACCATCGGCTTGGCCGGTGGAACCATCGTCACCACCTGGGATACCTTCCCCAATACCCCTCCGACTCCCGTCGTATTCTCCAACGATGCGCCGGACACCAACACCGGCCAAGTCAGCGCCACGCTGAGCGCCACGATGACCGGAGGAAACATCACCGGCGCGGGACAGCGCCTCTACGCAGGCAGCTTCGGCCCGGACTCCTTTCCATTCGACCTCGCGATCAATGGCACCACCAATGAGACGATTCCGATCATCGGCCTTGTCCTCAAGTTCACCCCGCCGTCGGGCGGAGTGGCAGCTTCCGCGAACTTCTTCACCGTGTTGCTCAATGGTGTGGCTGCAAGCCAGCAGGTCTTCACCGGTGCCTCCGTGGAAGGCATGAACAACTTCCAGATCTATCACTGGTATTGGACCGATGCCAATCTGGCCTCCGGCGCGGAAATCCAGTTCACGATCGACAGCGCCGCCGATCACGTGACGCTGGATGCCATTCAGATCGTCCCCGAGCCCGGCTCAGCAGTACTCGGTGCGCTCGGTGCCGCGATGCTGGTGATCCGCCGTCGCCGCAAATAAGCGATACTGCTTTCACCCACGCCGCGCTCGCAACTCCCGTTGCCGGCGCGGCTTCTTCTTCTCTAACAAGAACCGCTCTTCCTCGTCACAACGGGATGCCTCCTTCTTCGTCCCAACGGGACGGCTCATAATAGCCCGGCACGAAGTGCCGGGTAAACCGGCGTCGAGCATCGTGTCCCAACGGGACACCTTATGCGTCTGGCGGATGTCTGTTAGACAGGCTCCGAAGCCTCGGCTGAGGGCTTTTCGCTGGGGCGTCCCATCATCCCATACATCCCCGTCCCTCTCAACAAACCCGACCCACCTCCCCCCTACGGCTTCGACAAACGAAAGAACCCACGGCCCGAAGCATTCGGCGCGGCACTGACCTGCCAGCTCCCTGAACTCTGGGTCGCTCCAATCACCTGCGTCCACGGCCCTGCCAAGCTCTCCGCGGTTTGCAACACCCAGCCGCCACTATCCGCCACCGGCCAGCGAAGATCGAAGGAATTACCCGTCGCCGTGAGCGTCAAAGCCGGAGGAGCCGCAGGCGCCACAGCTCTCGTGATCACCAGTTGCGGCGCGTAGCCCGGGAACTCCATCGAGGCGAACGTCACATTGAGCGCAATGCTCTCGCTTTGCGCCTGCAGCGCAAAGCCGTGATTCGCGACACCGCCCGATGCCCATGCGACCACCAGCGGCGTCACATCGATCTCCGTCCACGACCCCGACGAACCCGCAGGCACCACCAGCAGACCGGCGGAGTCCGCAGCCAGGAAATGATTCCAACGCAACGTGGGATTCGTGATCGTCCACGCCGCAGTTTGGCGGAAGACCTCGACATTTCCCGGAGTCAACGCGCCAAACGCGGGATCCGGCGGAACCACGAAAAGCCGCAGCTTCGCGGCGCCGATCTCCCCGGAAGGAATCGCGAGGCCGGTGAGGTTGAACTGGATCAGCGAGCGCTGGGAGTGCGGCGATCCCGCGCCGCTGGAATTGATTCCCAAGGTGGATGTCGTGCCCGTGGGCCGGTCGCTATAGGAATAAATGTCACTGTCCTTCGCGGAAGTCAGCGTGACGGTATCACCGGTGGCAGTCAGGCTGCACGCGAGCATCAGGATGGCGGATCTCATGAAGTCTTGTTAGAAGGTTTTGGTGAAGGACAGGCTGAAGTTCCGGCCCGGTGCCGTGGAGCGATCGGAGGTGGCGTTGCCGCCGAGATGACCGTTGCCGCGACGCACGGAGCCCCATGCCCAGTACTTCTCGTCGAAGATGTTGTTGAAGCCGGCATGGATGGCCACCGTCTCCGTCGGTTCCCACCACGCGGCGAGATCGAGGGTGAACCAGGCGGGCGGCCGGAAAAACGCTCCCTGATTGGTGGTATCGTCCACCCGCGTCACCTCCGCGGTGTAGATGCCTGACAGCCGCGCGCCAAAGCGCCCCTCGGGATCCTCGTAGCCGATGAAGCCGGCGGTCTTCCACGGCTCGATCGAGTTCAGCGGGACGTCGTCGGTCAGGTTGTTGCCGATCGACTTGCCGGTGGCCAATCCGAGCTGCCAGCCCTCGGCCTTGTCGTGGAAATGACCCGCCTCCAGCATGCCGCCGAGTTCGAAGCCGTAGATCTCCGCTTCGCCGCGGTTCACCGTCGTGACGATCTCCCGGCCATCGTCATCCAGCTCGCCGGTCGGCACGCCATTCTCGATGAAGTCGCGGTAGTTCGTGTAGAAGACCGACGCTTGGAAACGCCCGGCATCTCCCTCCGCCTTAAAGCCGAGCTCGAAGGCATCGCTTTGCTCTTCCTCCAGCGAGGGATTCGGGATCGTCAAGGCACCCGCGGGATTCCCACCGGAGGGCGGGTGATCGAAGACCATCGACAACTCCTCGGCAGTCGGATTCCGCACGCCGTGGGCATAGGTGCCATACCATTGGACGATCTCCGTGGGCTTCCACGCGAGATTCAGGCGGGGCGAGACGGAGAAGTTCTCGTAATCGGTCGGCGGCTCCTGACCAAAGCGACCGAGCGCAGCGAGACGATCGAGATAGGCTTGGTTCGGGTCCGGCTTGATCCCCTGCCAATCGAGCCTGAGCCCGGGAGTGACGAACCACTGGCCGTCGATCTTGATCTCATCCTGCAGGAACACACCCGTGCGGATGGTGTCCGTCGGAGCGAAGGACGTGCGGTTCACGTCATCCGACATGCCGGAGTCAAGACGGGTGAAGCGATTGCTTCCGCTCTCCAGCGAGAGATCGATGCCAGCCATCCCGGCGTGGGTCACGCGACCGCTGCCGCCGAATTCACGGCGAGCCACCGACGATAGCCCCATGATGTCGGTGTCGAAACTGATGCGCTGCTGGCGAGGCCGCTCGGTGCCGGGAATCGGCACGCCGTCGATCACAAACGGCTTCGAGGCCGAGTCATTCTCGCTGACGGTGCCGGCATGCTGCCAGTAGGCGTGGCTGTCGAGCTGATCGACCCAGGCGGACTCGGACTGCGGCGTCCATTGCCACTTCAGGCTCGCACGCTGGCGATCCAGGAGCTGATTGTTATAGACGTAGTCGTTGAAGACAGGAAACTTCGACGACGCTGCGCTGCGGACATCGGTGAAGGCCTCGCGCTCGAATGCTTCCAACGCGAGCCGGAAGACATGATCACCGAGGACGTGCTCCGCTTTCAGCAACGCGGAGTTCGAAGTGAAGTCCGCCGGGTTCGGCGGCTCGACGCCATTGTTCGCCGTCTCCTCACCATGGCGGCCGGCATAGAGCAGCATCACCGAAGTATCCCCCTTCCTCACGGCTCCCCCCACTTGACCGGCAATGCTCTCATTCGCGGAGAAGTACTGCGTTCGCAGTAGTCCACCGGCGTTGCGTCCGGTCAGCATGCTCGCCGGATCCGGCGTGCTGAAGGCGACCACGCCACCCAGCGCATCACTGCCATAGAGGGCACTCGCACCGCCCTTCAACACCTCGACCAAGTCGAACAACGCCGGGTCGAAGTAGTCGCGGCCGATGCCACCGGCTCCGTCGCCGCTGCCCATGTCGAAGGACGTGGAGACATACTGCGGCGGCTGCCGGATGCCATCGAGCTCGATGGCGATACGGTTTCCTTCCGCGCCGCGGATATTGATGCTGCCGTAGCCGGACTGGCCGTAGCCGAAGGCCCCGTCGCCGCTCGAAAAGTCGAATGGCAACGAAACGGTCGGATCGTACTTCGCGAAGCCGGAGAGATCCTGGCTGCCGGTGCGCAGCAGGTCTTCGGAATCCGCACGAAGCGTGGTTCCGGCGGCATCAATCCAACGCTGCTCGGTACGGGTGCCGACGACCACCAACTCGCCGAGGTCATGGACCACCGACCCGTCGTCCCCGGCGGCGGATACCTCCTCAGGATCCGCCGCCGGGGCCGATTGCAGCGCCATACCGATGGCGAACGTCACCTGGAAAACAATGGAACGGGGCACGATCACGGAATCCGTGCGCTATTGCGCGACGACGAAAGGCTTCAAGGTCTCGCGGATCTTCTCCACGGCCGGGGTCTTGCCGTCTTCGGCATCATCGACGAGTTCTGAGACCAGGTCCTGAAGCCGTCCTTCGTCCGCCTTGGTCAGCACCTTGATGCTGCCTTGATCCGGATAGAGTTCGTCCCACACGCTGCGGACGTCCTTCCAGAATGGCGCGGTCTTTTGCCAGTAGTCGTTGGCCTTCGCGAAGTCGTGGTCCTTGACCCGCAGATAGGGATTGAATCCGATCTCGCGGCACAGCGGATACTCCTTTCCCTCCCGCTTCACCCACTTGGTGTTGTCCTGCTCGTGGAACCAACCCTGCGAGGTGATGGTGTGGCGGTTGGTGACGACGAGCAGATCGTAATCCTCGCGCTTTTCCTCACGCCGTGGCTTGGGACGATTGGCGGCAGCGGTCCACTCGCTGGTCTCTCCGCCATGCATCCACGCGGCGATTCCCTCGTAGCGCGGCGAGTCATCCACCTGGGTGACGCGCTGGCTCCACTTGCCCTTCGCCTCCTCGGCGCTGATCTTCTTCGAGGTCCACACGCGCCCGCCTTGGAACTCGAGGATCTCGGTATCCTCGTAGGTCCAGATTTGAGCCCAGTGCTTCACGACCATCGGGCCGGCCTGGAGGATGTGCTGGAGCACGATGCGCTTGCCGCTATCCTCGACGACCTTGACGGTCTCGAAGGCGTTTTCCTCGTAGGGCTTCTCGACGGCTTCGTAGCCTTCGTGCATCGAGAAGGTTTCCTGGAAATGGAAGCCGACCTTGAAGTCGCCGGCCATCGAGAGGATGGCCTTGCGATCTTTTTCAAACGTCGCGTCGTCGGCGAAGGCGGAACTGCCGATCAGCAGCACCGCAAGCAGGGATGACAATGGTTTCATGAATGATTTGTTAGACAGTCGTCCGGCGGCGGCGCGCGAGGAGCGGCAGGGCGGCGAAGGACAGCAGCACTGCCGAGGGCTCCGGCACGACCTGGAGGAACGAGTTCGCAACTTCGATCTGCGACGCGGTGACCGAGGTGTGGACCGGGATGGGTGCGGTCAGGGTGATCGAGGCGATCGTCTCGTCGATGGACGAGAGGTTCCACTGCCAGGCGAACGCCGTGTAGAGGATGGGCTCCGGGCCGAAGTTGTCGCGGAACTCGGAGTCCCCGCTTCGAAACGCCACCGGCGCCAGCACCTCGCTGCCCGACTCCGTGACCACCGTCAGGAATGGCCCGCCATCGTAGGGCCACGCCAAGTCGGGATTCGGCGAACACTCGATCTGCCACACCACGCTGGCGATATCGAACGAGGCCGTCTGGGTGGCGGTGACCGCATAATCGGAGGTAAAGCTATAGAAGCCAAAGGTGCCTTGGAACGCCGTTGGCGAAATCGTGATGGTCCCGGTTCCGGCAATGGGCGTGCGGGACGGGTTGCCTTCGAAGGTGAAGTCATGCCAGGCCGTCGTCGTCTCAAGCGAACCGCCCAAGTCGAAGTCCGACAGCAGCACTGCCGCTTGCGAAGAAGCACCCGCAAGCAACGCCGCGAGGCAAGGAAGCGCCATCAGCGGACGGCGGCGATGAGTGGAACGGGTGGTCGGCATGGCGTGCGGAAGAACGCCCCGACCTTCGTTCCCCCACCCCCTCCGCGCTCACGGCCGTTTGCCAATTCGTGGCGCAGCATTGCCATCACCGCCCTTCGAAGACAACCAGCCACCAACTTGAGATAATTCAACGCCAATCCCATTCTTATTCTTGAGACTCAATTGCAATTAATCTCTCCTAACGGGCGACAGCTTGCTGATGGCCGCCACATTTCACCCCATTCTCCTCCACGATGCTCCCGGCGT
This window encodes:
- a CDS encoding PEP-CTERM sorting domain-containing protein (PEP-CTERM proteins occur, often in large numbers, in the proteomes of bacteria that also encode an exosortase, a predicted intramembrane cysteine proteinase. The presence of a PEP-CTERM domain at a protein's C-terminus predicts cleavage within the sorting domain, followed by covalent anchoring to some some component of the (usually Gram-negative) cell surface. Many PEP-CTERM proteins exhibit an unusual sequence composition that includes large numbers of potential glycosylation sites. Expression of one such protein has been shown restore the ability of a bacterium to form floc, a type of biofilm.), giving the protein MKKRLIAPLMALALSGMTGSAVASTIGLAGGTIVTTWDTFPNTPPTPVVFSNDAPDTNTGQVSATLSATMTGGNITGAGQRLYAGSFGPDSFPFDLAINGTTNETIPIIGLVLKFTPPSGGVAASANFFTVLLNGVAASQQVFTGASVEGMNNFQIYHWYWTDANLASGAEIQFTIDSAADHVTLDAIQIVPEPGSAVLGALGAAMLVIRRRRK
- a CDS encoding DNRLRE domain-containing protein; translated protein: MRSAILMLACSLTATGDTVTLTSAKDSDIYSYSDRPTGTTSTLGINSSGAGSPHSQRSLIQFNLTGLAIPSGEIGAAKLRLFVVPPDPAFGALTPGNVEVFRQTAAWTITNPTLRWNHFLAADSAGLLVVPAGSSGSWTEIDVTPLVVAWASGGVANHGFALQAQSESIALNVTFASMEFPGYAPQLVITRAVAPAAPPALTLTATGNSFDLRWPVADSGGWVLQTAESLAGPWTQVIGATQSSGSWQVSAAPNASGRGFFRLSKP
- a CDS encoding TonB-dependent hemoglobin/transferrin/lactoferrin family receptor, with amino-acid sequence MIVPRSIVFQVTFAIGMALQSAPAADPEEVSAAGDDGSVVHDLGELVVVGTRTEQRWIDAAGTTLRADSEDLLRTGSQDLSGFAKYDPTVSLPFDFSSGDGAFGYGQSGYGSINIRGAEGNRIAIELDGIRQPPQYVSTSFDMGSGDGAGGIGRDYFDPALFDLVEVLKGGASALYGSDALGGVVAFSTPDPASMLTGRNAGGLLRTQYFSANESIAGQVGGAVRKGDTSVMLLYAGRHGEETANNGVEPPNPADFTSNSALLKAEHVLGDHVFRLALEAFEREAFTDVRSAASSKFPVFNDYVYNNQLLDRQRASLKWQWTPQSESAWVDQLDSHAYWQHAGTVSENDSASKPFVIDGVPIPGTERPRQQRISFDTDIMGLSSVARREFGGSGRVTHAGMAGIDLSLESGSNRFTRLDSGMSDDVNRTSFAPTDTIRTGVFLQDEIKIDGQWFVTPGLRLDWQGIKPDPNQAYLDRLAALGRFGQEPPTDYENFSVSPRLNLAWKPTEIVQWYGTYAHGVRNPTAEELSMVFDHPPSGGNPAGALTIPNPSLEEEQSDAFELGFKAEGDAGRFQASVFYTNYRDFIENGVPTGELDDDGREIVTTVNRGEAEIYGFELGGMLEAGHFHDKAEGWQLGLATGKSIGNNLTDDVPLNSIEPWKTAGFIGYEDPEGRFGARLSGIYTAEVTRVDDTTNQGAFFRPPAWFTLDLAAWWEPTETVAIHAGFNNIFDEKYWAWGSVRRGNGHLGGNATSDRSTAPGRNFSLSFTKTF
- a CDS encoding DUF6607 family protein produces the protein MKPLSSLLAVLLIGSSAFADDATFEKDRKAILSMAGDFKVGFHFQETFSMHEGYEAVEKPYEENAFETVKVVEDSGKRIVLQHILQAGPMVVKHWAQIWTYEDTEILEFQGGRVWTSKKISAEEAKGKWSQRVTQVDDSPRYEGIAAWMHGGETSEWTAAANRPKPRREEKREDYDLLVVTNRHTITSQGWFHEQDNTKWVKREGKEYPLCREIGFNPYLRVKDHDFAKANDYWQKTAPFWKDVRSVWDELYPDQGSIKVLTKADEGRLQDLVSELVDDAEDGKTPAVEKIRETLKPFVVAQ